GAGGACCGCTCGCTCGACCCAGAAACCGTCCGCCTCAAGCGCACCCTTCAGATCGCCAGCAACAACGGTACCGGCTATGTGTAGTAGAGGTCCGCCATCAGGTTCCAGCTTCTGTTGCACCAGCTTAACGAGCGACACCACATCGCCTTCAGCTTCAAAAACGCTGGCAAAACCAGCCTCCCGGGCGAGAGCTGCCGTCGTCGGCCCCACAGCAACAATCGGCAGTTTGAGCCACTCTGAAAAATCGGCACGCGCCATCATTGCCCGAAGGCCATTCGCACTTGTGATCAACAGCGCCTGAACGCCCGTTCGGGTAAGCGGCGTCTCCGGGTGAAATACAATCGACATAAGGGGATCAACGGTAACGTCATGGCCATGTGCCAGAAGCACCTGCGCCAGATCCTCAGCATCCTTTTGAGGGCGGGTCACCAGCAGGTGCATGAAAACAACCTCTCGGAGTTACCAGGTCGCGAAAAACGCCGGCCCACCTTTGGCCTTAAGCTCGCTCGCCGCGTCCGCGCCAAGGGCTGCTGACAATGCAGGTGACCCATCGCGCTCAGCTGTGTGAACAATCGTACCATCTGGTGTCAGAATTTGCCCGCGAAAGCGGATGCGGCCTTTTTCATAGACCGCATGAGCCGCAAGCGGGGTACGACAAGAGCCATCAAGGGCTGCCAGAAACGTGCGCTCGGCGGCCATTACTATCGCTGTCTCTACATGATGGATCGGCGCGAGAATATGAGCAATCTCCTCATCTTCCACCCGGCGCTCAATGCCGACAACGCCCTGGGCGACAGCAGGGATCATAGTATCAATCGGAACAGGGGCGGTCGCGACCTCCGGCATGCCGAGACGGTTGAGGCCCGCCATGGCAAGCAGCGTCGCCGAGGCAACGCCGTCTTCCAGCTTTTTCAGCCGCGTGCCTACATTCCCCCGAAACTGCACAATTTCCAGATCGGGCCGCTGAGCCAATATTTGAGCGGCGCGCCGGAGCGACGATGTACCGAATTTCGTGCCCTGTGGCAGGGCTTCAATTGAACGGGCCTCCGGGCTTATGAACGCATCGCGCGGATCCTCACGCTCTAACACACAATCAATGATGAGACCTGGCGGCAACTCCGTCGGCATATCCTTCATGGAATGCACGGCCATATCGATGCGTTTGTCGTAGAGCGCTTCTTCGATTTCTTTGGTAAAGAGCCCTTTGCCACCCACTTCAGACAGGCGTTGCTCCTGAAGAAGGTCCCCAGATGTCTTGATAGGGACAATTTCGAGAGCCCCCTCTTCAAAGCGGTGGGCCTCAGTGAGCAGCGACGCAACGGTGTTCGCCTGCGCGAGTGCAAGGTCAGAGCCCCTTGTGCCGATACGAATGGGTCGTTGCATGGAAATGGAACCAGATGGTAAGCGTGCGTGGCCTTCTTATACCGGGTTTCGGGAAACACGCGAGCCCTGTTTGTGAGCACCTGTGCCGAATGGCCGCAACTCGGCCGCCGAAATGTAACCGATAGGACCCTGAAATCGTGAGCTCATTAACCGTCATGGGGATCGAGACCAGTTGCGACGAGACAGCCGTCGCAATCGTGCGCCGATCCGAAAGCGGAAGTCCCGAGCTCCTCGCCAATGAAGTCCTCAGCCAGATTGAAGACCATGCACCTTATGGCGGTGTTGTACCGGAAATAGCTGCACGCTCTCACCTGGTGCACCTTGATGGCCTCGTGACCCGTGCCCTTAAAACAGCAGATCTGACCTTTGACGACTTAGACGGTGTGGCAGCGACCGCTGGACCGGGGCTGATCGGTGGCGTGATCGTGGGCCTCATGACGGCCAAAGCCATCGCCCTTGTGCACAAGCTACCATTTGTGGGCGTGAACCACCTGGAAGGGCATGCGCTCACCACCAGACTCACCAATGAAACACCGTTTCCCTATCTGCTGCTGCTTGTTTCAGGCGGGCATTGCCAACTGCTGCACGTGAAGGACCTTGGAGACTATGTGCGCCTCGGCTCCACAATCGACGATGCAGTCGGGGAGGCGTATGACAAAACCGCCAAAATGATGGGGCTCCCCTATCCCGGTGGCCCAGCGCTGGAAATCATCGCCCGAAAAGGCGATCCAACTCGCTTTGACCTGCCACGTCCTCTCCTGAACCGAAAGGATTGCGACTTTTCATTTTCAGGCCTCAAGACCGCCGTACGAAAATACGTGCTGGAGTTGGCGGACAAGAACGAGCTTGGGGATCAGGCTCGCGCCGACATTGCTGCTTCATTTCAGGCCGCTGTCGCAGATGTGCTCGACAATCGGGTGACCCGAGCCATGGCAGCGACCAAGGCGCAACTTGGAGAGACGCCACGTCTGGTTGTTGCGGGCGGCGTCGCCGCCAATCAAGCCCTCCGATCCAGACTGACCGAGACCTGCGAGACGAATGGCTTCACTCTGGAAGTCCCGCCTGTCGGGCTTTGTACCGACAATGGCGCGATGATCGCCTGGGCAGGCCTGGAACATCTGGCGGCAGGCCATACCTCGCCGATGAACCTCGAACCGCGTGCCCGCTGGCCACTCGACAAGTCGACCACGCGCTAGAGCAGCTTCGCTTCCTCACAAAAAAAGAGACGCCGGAGGGGGGTCCGGCGTCTCAGTATGCCTTTAGCGGGGGGACGCTTGGGGCAATTGTCCAGGCCCCTAGGGAGGGGAAAGGGAACCTGGACGAAGGATCGTTAGATCAGGTTGCTTGCCTGCGCGAACAGCACAACGCCGTAACCTGTAAGAACAACTGTCACAGCAGTTGTGCTGAAACGGTCGAGGAAATTTGAAAGTCCATTGCGGAACATGAGGGCACCTATTGCTTTAGTGAGGGAACAAGGTGAGGGATCAGAAGGAATATTGACCAGCGACCTGGATGACGAGCCCAACGCTGTACAACGCCAGTGCGAGGGTGCTGACGCCAAGAGGACCCAACACTGGAGGAAGGGGGGTCTGTCTTTGTGCAGCGGTATTCATGGGCTCGTTCCAGTTCACTTAAGTCTCGCGCCCCTAGCTCTGGGCCGGTTGAGGGTTCCGTTCCAAGAAGCGCGTCCATGCAAGCGATATAAGAAGCCCTATATGAAAAACAATGAATGATTTCAAAAATATTCATTATTCACAAAATGGTCACAATTCGACGCTTTTCGCAATCTCCCTGGCGCCCAGCGAAATCAAGCACTTCTTAAGACTCGCGGTCAGCAAAAATTTAGAAGATTCAGGGACTTAGGGGAATTGATAGTGGATCAGGCAGCCTTTACAGGAGCCAGCCCCCGCACGATCAGCTGATAAACCCCGTCCAATTCCTTCTCGAGTTTTTCGAGACTGAGGCGGGAGAAAAGCTGCGGATAAGAGAATTTGAGGGTCGCCGCCTGGATCATCTCAGCGGTGAAGTCAGGATCAGCGACCTCGAATTCACCTGCCTCACGGCCCATTGTCAGAATACCCGCCAGGACATCCCGCTCCCGCTTCAACCCCTCATTGTGGAATTCAGGCCTTTCAGCGGTAATCAACTGCGCCATTTCCACAATGCGGTGGTTCTTCTCCAAGGCATGAAACGTGGTTCGGAGGTCCTGGAACAAGAATTCCTTCAACCGTTCAGCAGCGCTCATACCCGGACTATCCAGAATGGCGGTTAAGGCATCTGCCGTTTGAATAGAGGCCCGTCGGCAGATCTCTTCAGCAATATCGAGCTTGCTAGGGAAAAATCGGTAGAGATTCCCAGAAGACATGTCGCAGTCTCGTGCCAGCTCTGCCATTGTCGTCTTCCCATAGCCATAGTGGGTAAAACGCTCTTCAGCAGCTTCTATGATTTTTTCGCAGACCTCTTCACTCATGGGGAGTAAGTGTAGGGCGATCGGCTGAACAATCAACAAATCGTTCAATATTTCGCAAATGCGAAGAGAGCACCCCTTAGCAATATCTGCGGCTGTGGCGCTATCAACTGATGACCGGGACCAGCAGATGGGAGTCGTAGTCCCCCCCGATATGTACAACGTGTCGCCCCACATTGTCGTTGATCACCTTATGAAAGACAGGGGAGACGACTTCCTCCTTTGAGGAAACGATCAACCTCAGGCCTTCGCCGGCGGCAAAAAACGTGCTGCTGGCGCACAAAGGGATCTCGACGGGCACGATGTCGCCCTGAGCAAGTTTCTGTACGCTGTCACCTTTAAACACCGGCAACCATTCGGTCGACTTTTCTGCATCGAGTTCGCGGCGCGAGGCGCGAATAATGCCTCGTGTCACCGTATCGTTTGTGATTCCAACGGAACCATTGAAGCGCACCGCACGGCCGTTTCTGTCACGTTTGTCGACATAGACGCAGAGGATGATGTCATCCGGACAAATCCCACCCTGCTTCTCGGGCCGAACTTCAACCCAAAGGCGCAACTTCATAAACCCGCTCAGCTCGGTATTCTGATCGAAAGTCATATCAAAACTCGCAGAGCCCCCGTCTGCATGATAGCTGAGCTCACCGGTTTTCTTTTGTGGTTCAGAAGCCAGCCGCTTTTTGGTCAAAAACAGAGGGCGGTACTCCGTGTGAGGCAGCGGCCATTCACTTTCCCAGCGAACGTCCTTGATGGTCTCCCGATCCGAGCGGACCTCCAGACGCAGCGGTTTAAGATCATCAAAGCGATTGCTCTTGCCCTTAAGATGGTGGTCCATGAAGTCAAGCAGCAAGGCTTTGACCTCATCAGAATAGTAGCTCACCCACTTGCCCTCCCTGTGGGTGTAGATCCATTTTCGAGGGGAGGCCGCTTCCTGATAGGCGCGGCAAGAGCCTGGGGTGTGAAGTTCATGGTCTGAAAAAGATGCACAAACCAACATCGGCGTGCGGACTTTGCTGAAGTCCGCCGTCTTGCCTGCCCAGTAGTCATCATATAGCGGATGTACGCTGACCAGATCCTTCGGAAGTGCACCCTCGCGGGCAATGAACTCGTGCCGAGGATTGTTGAGTGTCGTTTTTATTTCCGTGTTCCACCAGCCATCGAAAAAACCCCCATCTGCAACGCCGCCCCGGCAAGCTATATCTCGATAAATATCGGAAATACCCTCCCAGGGCGAAATGCATTTAAGGGGGGAGTTCTCCCCGTCAGGTTCCGCTGCCATTGCTGCAAAATACTGGCTGATGGCAAGGTAGCTGACACCGGTCAGACCAATATTTCCGTCGCACCAGCTTTGCTCCGCGATCCATTTGATCGCCGCGTAAAATTCCTCACCCTGCTGACGCGACAACAAGGTCGCCGTCCCCCCGCTATTGGCAAAGCCTGCCAAGTTGAGATTGACGAGCGTGTATCCGGCCGGCACCCAAAAGTTTGGGTCCGGCGCCTCCCAACTCGTCAACGTTGAGAATTCGGGACGCCCGCCTGCCTGTGGGACCACCCGATATTGATGCGGCGGACCGCCGAAAGGCGTCTTGCCAAGAGCAGGGCTGAGATGATTGTCATATGGATGGGCACACATAACAACCGGGTCTATCTCACCCGCCTCACTCCGCTTATGGGATCGAAAGACATTGGCTGTCAAAACAACATCATCACCAATCGGTACAGCCACATCATAATCGCAGCGAATATCTGGATCAGGGTCCACTAAGGTGCATTGGGGGCTGAACAATTGACCCCGAAGAACAGCCCGAGACAGCATGGGCCAGACAGCTCTGAGTGTATCAATTGTATCAAGCATGATCATCGGTCCTGAGCAAATATCAGAAAAGCCCATGAGGGCATCGATGTCATGTTAGCGATCGGCGGGGCTTCGCCGATGAACCTGGGTTAACTCGCGTCAGATTTTTGTTGGCGCAAAAATCGATTGAGGCCCTGCGGCGTCACACCCAGAAAACGCGCAATGTCTTTTTGAGAGACGCTATCGAGAAGGTCAGGCTGAAATCTCTCAAGGAACTGATACCGCATCGAAATGCGCGAAGAATTCTTTGCGCATATGAGCTCCTTCGCAAACAAGTGGCCTTCCATAAGCTTCAGTCGGATGTAGCGACCGAACTCGCCGCCTTGTAAATATTCATGCCGGATTATTTCATCCGGGACCGACATGCCCGCAACGTCCGTGATGGCGACCAGATCATCGGACGCAATTTCCCGCGTCCAAGCGCTTGTCAGATTTGTGCAGAAATCCCCTTGCTCAAAGAAACGGGCGATGGAGCTCGTCCCATCGTCCCAGGTCTGTTCGGTGGCAGTGACCCCCTTAGATAGAAATATCCACCGATCCGCGACTCGCGATTGATTCAGCATGAACTCACCTGAGGCGAAGCTTACCTCGCTGAGGTGTTGGCAAATGCTGGGCCATTCGTCAAAATCGAGTGAAATACCGTATGACTCGATATCCCGCTCCAGACCTTGGATTGGCGTAAGCCTTTGTTCTTTTGGCAAACCTGACACGCTTTCATCACCCAATATCTAGGCTTGTGCGTTTTCACGACGCTAATGACATGTCTGAGTCACGCACCAGTTATGTCATGGTACACATCCCTATGGATCCATTGACCGGAGTGTAAGGTAGGTAGTGAACTTTCGACAAGACGACGCAAATCCGCAAGCTTAAGAACCAATCCCTGCACCACCAATAAAAAGACCTGAGCCACGATGACAACAATCAGAACTCTCGCAGTAGTGGGCGGTGGCGCCTGGGGAACAGCTCTGGCAACAGCGGCAGCCCGCGCCGGTCGCGATGTCCAGCTGTGGGTGCATGAGACGGAAGTTGCTGAGGAGATCAACGAGACCAACGAGAACAAGACCTATCTCCCAGGCATTCCCCTCGATCCCGCCATTAAGGCCACAAGTGACATGGGAAATCTTATCGGGACCGACGCATATCTCCTGGTCCCGCCCGCCCAGCATTTGCGGGCAGTGACAACCAAGCTCCATGAAACTTTACAACGGGGGTCTCTGGTTGCGGTCTGCGCAAAGGGCATCGAACAAAATTCCGGGAAACTCATGAGCGAAATTCTGAAAGAGACATTGCCAGATGCTGTGCCTGCCATCCTTTCAGGTCCAAGCTTCGCCGCCGACGTTGCCAGAGGCCTGCCAACCGCGGTTACTCTTGCCTGCGCTGAAGAAGAAGCTGCCATTGCCTTGGTCGAGGCCATTGGCTCCCCCACATTCCGCCCCTATTGGACATCCGATGTGATTGGCACCCAGATTGGCGGCGCCATCAAAAACGTCCTCGCAATTGCCTGCGGCATTGTTGATGGGAAAAAGCTTGGGGAAAGCGCTCGTGCCGCACTGACTGCCCGCGGATTTGCGGAAATGGTCCGTCTCGGAAAACGTTTGGGTGCACGCTCGGAAACAATGTCCGGCCTGTCCGGCCTCGGCGATCTCATCCTTACCTGTTCAAGCAGGCAAAGCCGCAATATGTCGTTGGGCGTGGCCCTTGGTGAAGGAAAAACGCTGAAAGAAATCATGGGCGACCGCAACTCCGTCGCAGAAGGCGTGCACACTGCCGCAGCAGTGAAAGCGATGGGCGAGAAGCGTCACCTGGAAATGCCCATCTGTGACGCGGTGGCAGATATCGTATCAGGCGCAAAGACAGTGGATGAAGCAATTGCCTTTCTTCTCGCCCGCCCCTTCACCGCGGAGATTTGAGCCTGTTCAAGAGCCGCGCCGCCTCTTAAGCTCTCCCGAAAACATAGACAGCCAACAGGAAACCACATGCTCTTTTGTATCATCGGCATTGATAAACCAGATTCACTCGACCTGCGCATGGCAAACCGGGAAAACCATTTAAAACACTGGGCGGACACAGGCGCGGTGAAACTCGGCGGGCCCTTCACATCTGATGATGGGGAACGTCTGGAGGGTTCCATGCTGGTAATCGATGTTACTGATCGGGCAACCGCACAAAAGCTTGCGGACGAAGATCCGTACGTCAAAGCAGACCTCTTTGGCACCCGCGAACTGCGCGCCTGGAAGTGGCTCCTCAAGGACTAAAACAGACGGGAGGCGAGAGATGGCTTATTGGCTTTTTAAGTCTGAACCGAACACCTGGGGCTGGAACGATCAGGTGAAACGCGGTGCCAAAGGTGAACATTGGGATGGCGTGCGGAATTATCAGGCTAACAATAATATGAAGGCCATGAAGATCGGCGACCTGGGTTTCTTCTATCACTCAGTAGATGAGAAATCTGTCGTCGGAATTGTGCGTGTTATCAAGGAGCATTATCCAGATCACACGGACCCGAAAGAGCGTTTCGGCATGGTCGACATTGAAGCCGTGGAAGCATTGCCAACACCCGTTACCTTGCAGGACGTGAAAGAGACGCCGGAACTCAAAGACATGGTGCTGGTCAATAATTCCCGCCTGTCAGTCCAACCTGTGACCACTGACGAATGGAAACGGGTCTGCAAAATGGGTGGCCTTAAAAAAGTGCCGACGGCAAAAAAATAGGGCAGCATCCTGTGCACATCCTTGGTCTTTCTGGAAGTCTGCGCGCAGCGTCGCTCAATACGCGGCTCCTCCGAGCAACAAAGCTTCTTACACCAAAGCACATGACCTTTGAAGTATTTCACGGGCTGGGTTCACTCCCAATTTTCAATCCGGATCTGGAAAACCAGACGCCCGAAGCAGTCCGGCTTTTTCAAGCAACCCTGTCAAAGGCTGATGCCGTCCTTATCGCCAGCCCGGAGTATGCCCACGGCGTGACAGGTGTCATCAAGAACGCACTCGATTGGGTTGTCGCAAGCGCTGAATTTTCCGGAAAACCAACGGCAGTCTTGAACACCGCGTCACGCTCCCATCACGCCTGGGAAGCATTAAAAGAGACCCTCAACACCATGGACGCAAACCTTATCGAGCAAGCCTGCCTTACGGTTTCGTTGACCGGAATCGAAATGAACGAAGACGCAATGAGCAGGGACCCCGGCATCAAAACATCAATGGCTTGCTGCCTCAAAACTCTGCACAAAGCGGCAACAGCATTGAACACCAGATGAGTTATGCCGACGAACAACGGCGCGAAAAATGGTTAGCCAAAGCGCCGCCCGCTGGTACACGCCTCTGCGCACTTGCGGAAATTGAAGTACCCGGTGCAAAAGGCTTCACTTTCGGCGACGGACGCGAACGGTTCGACATGTTTGTCGTGCGAACATCCGAACAATGCCTGGCCTATGTAAATGCCTGCCCCCACGCCTTCACACCTCTTGAGACATTCACTGACAGGTTCCTAACCCGCAAAAAGGATCAGATCCTCTGTACAACCCATGGGGCGCTCTTCAATCTCCACGATGGCTTTTGTACCAGCGGACCCTGCGCGGGAAAGAGCCTGGTTCCAATCCCCATTGACATCAAAGCAGACATGATTGTCATCGCTGAAGCCGAGAGCGTAGACTCATAATAAATTCGGTTACCTAAACTTTGTGCGTCGAGGTGCTCGTCATGTTTTTCTGGTTGATGTGTATTGCTGGATTGATGGCCGCCTATCTCTTTGGATCAATCCCCACCGCTTTTCTTACTGGGAGAATGCTCAAGGGCATTGATATCCGGGAGCATGGGTCCAAGTCCGTTGGCGCAACAAACGCATTGCGAACACTGGGCAAAGGGCCTGGGCTTTTTGTGCTTCTCGTCGATATATTGAAAGGCACGACGGCAATAGCCTTTGTTCGCTGGCTGTTTTCGTTGCCCTACACCACATCATTTGAAATTTCGTCGACTGATCTAGACACAAGGTTACCGTGGGTCCTGAGCGTCGCAGGTGTCGCTGCATTACTGGGTCACAGTCGCTCTGTTTGGCTGAAATTTGCAGGAGGAAAATCCGCTGCAACAGGCTTAGGCGTCCTAATAGCCATCTCATGGCCGGTGGCTTTAGGAGCCGCAGTCGCCTTTGG
The DNA window shown above is from Parvibaculaceae bacterium PLY_AMNH_Bact1 and carries:
- a CDS encoding uroporphyrinogen-III synthase (Derived by automated computational analysis using gene prediction method: Protein Homology.); translated protein: MHLLVTRPQKDAEDLAQVLLAHGHDVTVDPLMSIVFHPETPLTRTGVQALLITSANGLRAMMARADFSEWLKLPIVAVGPTTAALAREAGFASVFEAEGDVVSLVKLVQQKLEPDGGPLLHIAGTVVAGDLKGALEADGFWVERAVLYEAKTAASLSKKAVEGLRSSAIEGVLLYSKRSAETFVDLCRSAGLTGNLSGLNAYCLSANAALPLQNLGLQGIHVASAPNEADLLTLIDPV
- the hemC gene encoding hydroxymethylbilane synthase (Derived by automated computational analysis using gene prediction method: Protein Homology. GO_component: GO:0005737 - cytoplasm [Evidence IEA]; GO_function: GO:0004418 - hydroxymethylbilane synthase activity [Evidence IEA]; GO_process: GO:0006779 - porphyrin-containing compound biosynthetic process [Evidence IEA]); translated protein: MQRPIRIGTRGSDLALAQANTVASLLTEAHRFEEGALEIVPIKTSGDLLQEQRLSEVGGKGLFTKEIEEALYDKRIDMAVHSMKDMPTELPPGLIIDCVLEREDPRDAFISPEARSIEALPQGTKFGTSSLRRAAQILAQRPDLEIVQFRGNVGTRLKKLEDGVASATLLAMAGLNRLGMPEVATAPVPIDTMIPAVAQGVVGIERRVEDEEIAHILAPIHHVETAIVMAAERTFLAALDGSCRTPLAAHAVYEKGRIRFRGQILTPDGTIVHTAERDGSPALSAALGADAASELKAKGGPAFFATW
- the tsaD gene encoding tRNA (adenosine(37)-N6)-threonylcarbamoyltransferase complex transferase subunit TsaD (Derived by automated computational analysis using gene prediction method: Protein Homology. GO_process: GO:0006400 - tRNA modification [Evidence IEA]) — encoded protein: MGIETSCDETAVAIVRRSESGSPELLANEVLSQIEDHAPYGGVVPEIAARSHLVHLDGLVTRALKTADLTFDDLDGVAATAGPGLIGGVIVGLMTAKAIALVHKLPFVGVNHLEGHALTTRLTNETPFPYLLLLVSGGHCQLLHVKDLGDYVRLGSTIDDAVGEAYDKTAKMMGLPYPGGPALEIIARKGDPTRFDLPRPLLNRKDCDFSFSGLKTAVRKYVLELADKNELGDQARADIAASFQAAVADVLDNRVTRAMAATKAQLGETPRLVVAGGVAANQALRSRLTETCETNGFTLEVPPVGLCTDNGAMIAWAGLEHLAAGHTSPMNLEPRARWPLDKSTTR
- a CDS encoding TetR/AcrR family transcriptional regulator (Derived by automated computational analysis using gene prediction method: Protein Homology.): MSEEVCEKIIEAAEERFTHYGYGKTTMAELARDCDMSSGNLYRFFPSKLDIAEEICRRASIQTADALTAILDSPGMSAAERLKEFLFQDLRTTFHALEKNHRIVEMAQLITAERPEFHNEGLKRERDVLAGILTMGREAGEFEVADPDFTAEMIQAATLKFSYPQLFSRLSLEKLEKELDGVYQLIVRGLAPVKAA
- a CDS encoding CocE/NonD family hydrolase (Derived by automated computational analysis using gene prediction method: Protein Homology. GO_function: GO:0016787 - hydrolase activity [Evidence IEA]; GO_process: GO:0008152 - metabolic process [Evidence IEA]), translated to MLDTIDTLRAVWPMLSRAVLRGQLFSPQCTLVDPDPDIRCDYDVAVPIGDDVVLTANVFRSHKRSEAGEIDPVVMCAHPYDNHLSPALGKTPFGGPPHQYRVVPQAGGRPEFSTLTSWEAPDPNFWVPAGYTLVNLNLAGFANSGGTATLLSRQQGEEFYAAIKWIAEQSWCDGNIGLTGVSYLAISQYFAAMAAEPDGENSPLKCISPWEGISDIYRDIACRGGVADGGFFDGWWNTEIKTTLNNPRHEFIAREGALPKDLVSVHPLYDDYWAGKTADFSKVRTPMLVCASFSDHELHTPGSCRAYQEAASPRKWIYTHREGKWVSYYSDEVKALLLDFMDHHLKGKSNRFDDLKPLRLEVRSDRETIKDVRWESEWPLPHTEYRPLFLTKKRLASEPQKKTGELSYHADGGSASFDMTFDQNTELSGFMKLRLWVEVRPEKQGGICPDDIILCVYVDKRDRNGRAVRFNGSVGITNDTVTRGIIRASRRELDAEKSTEWLPVFKGDSVQKLAQGDIVPVEIPLCASSTFFAAGEGLRLIVSSKEEVVSPVFHKVINDNVGRHVVHIGGDYDSHLLVPVIS
- a CDS encoding hypothetical protein (Derived by automated computational analysis using gene prediction method: GeneMarkS-2+.), which codes for MLNQSRVADRWIFLSKGVTATEQTWDDGTSSIARFFEQGDFCTNLTSAWTREIASDDLVAITDVAGMSVPDEIIRHEYLQGGEFGRYIRLKLMEGHLFAKELICAKNSSRISMRYQFLERFQPDLLDSVSQKDIARFLGVTPQGLNRFLRQQKSDAS
- a CDS encoding NAD(P)-dependent glycerol-3-phosphate dehydrogenase (Derived by automated computational analysis using gene prediction method: Protein Homology.) codes for the protein MTTIRTLAVVGGGAWGTALATAAARAGRDVQLWVHETEVAEEINETNENKTYLPGIPLDPAIKATSDMGNLIGTDAYLLVPPAQHLRAVTTKLHETLQRGSLVAVCAKGIEQNSGKLMSEILKETLPDAVPAILSGPSFAADVARGLPTAVTLACAEEEAAIALVEAIGSPTFRPYWTSDVIGTQIGGAIKNVLAIACGIVDGKKLGESARAALTARGFAEMVRLGKRLGARSETMSGLSGLGDLILTCSSRQSRNMSLGVALGEGKTLKEIMGDRNSVAEGVHTAAAVKAMGEKRHLEMPICDAVADIVSGAKTVDEAIAFLLARPFTAEI
- a CDS encoding YciI family protein (Derived by automated computational analysis using gene prediction method: Protein Homology.), with product MLFCIIGIDKPDSLDLRMANRENHLKHWADTGAVKLGGPFTSDDGERLEGSMLVIDVTDRATAQKLADEDPYVKADLFGTRELRAWKWLLKD
- a CDS encoding EVE domain-containing protein (Derived by automated computational analysis using gene prediction method: Protein Homology.), translating into MAYWLFKSEPNTWGWNDQVKRGAKGEHWDGVRNYQANNNMKAMKIGDLGFFYHSVDEKSVVGIVRVIKEHYPDHTDPKERFGMVDIEAVEALPTPVTLQDVKETPELKDMVLVNNSRLSVQPVTTDEWKRVCKMGGLKKVPTAKK
- a CDS encoding NAD(P)H-dependent oxidoreductase (Derived by automated computational analysis using gene prediction method: Protein Homology.); translated protein: MHILGLSGSLRAASLNTRLLRATKLLTPKHMTFEVFHGLGSLPIFNPDLENQTPEAVRLFQATLSKADAVLIASPEYAHGVTGVIKNALDWVVASAEFSGKPTAVLNTASRSHHAWEALKETLNTMDANLIEQACLTVSLTGIEMNEDAMSRDPGIKTSMACCLKTLHKAATALNTR
- a CDS encoding Rieske 2Fe-2S domain-containing protein (Derived by automated computational analysis using gene prediction method: Protein Homology. GO_function: GO:0051537 - 2 iron, 2 sulfur cluster binding [Evidence IEA]) gives rise to the protein MSYADEQRREKWLAKAPPAGTRLCALAEIEVPGAKGFTFGDGRERFDMFVVRTSEQCLAYVNACPHAFTPLETFTDRFLTRKKDQILCTTHGALFNLHDGFCTSGPCAGKSLVPIPIDIKADMIVIAEAESVDS
- the plsY gene encoding glycerol-3-phosphate 1-O-acyltransferase PlsY (Derived by automated computational analysis using gene prediction method: Protein Homology. GO_component: GO:0005886 - plasma membrane [Evidence IEA]; GO_function: GO:0008374 - O-acyltransferase activity [Evidence IEA]; GO_process: GO:0006654 - phosphatidic acid biosynthetic process [Evidence IEA]), coding for MFFWLMCIAGLMAAYLFGSIPTAFLTGRMLKGIDIREHGSKSVGATNALRTLGKGPGLFVLLVDILKGTTAIAFVRWLFSLPYTTSFEISSTDLDTRLPWVLSVAGVAALLGHSRSVWLKFAGGKSAATGLGVLIAISWPVALGAAVAFGIFLALFRIASLSSMLAALTATALVIGLNHPLPYQLLVIAGSIYVIARHRANIRRLLSGTEPRLGQSKPD